The following nucleotide sequence is from Pagrus major chromosome 16, Pma_NU_1.0.
ACGATGCAGCGAGGGAGGCAGTGAGTTGGATCTCTTTAGTCAGCTGACGCCACTTCCTGCAGTCCGGTTTAGTACATTGAACCTGAAAGGAACCATGTCACAATCAACATGACTGTTTGTGACATGGCAAACTTATAGTAACCACATTCAGCTGTTTAACAGGAACCAGGAAGGCTGCCTGCGCTCACCCAGAACGGTAGCTGCTGATCTGCCATGAAAGCTTTTAGACTGGGCTCACTTTTCCCGTTACTAGTCCACGTCTTCTTCCACGCAGCAAAGGTCTCGTAGCCGTCTTTGTGACTGCCAGtggaaaaagaagaatgtgATCTTACAGCTTTGAATATAGTGAAACAAACCGTTCTTTATTAATGTTATGCGAGTGGTTGTTCTGTCAACATTACCTTCTGTAGTAGTGATCAAAGCATTCGTTGCAAAAATGCTCACCACATGAGAGGTGGTACCAGCGAGATGTGTATCCATTTTTAGCACACCTGAGAAGGGACAATCAGGTCCATCAAAACAATCTGTATCTGACAAAAGAGTGACCGAGTTGCGATCTGGTTCCTATTACACAGAGAAGCATGCTACCTTTCAGATGCACTTGCGAAACAAACTGGGTATGTCGCAGAGCATCCAGCCTTCTCACACTTTCTGTACTTTTTCTCGGACtggtcgtcctcctcctctgtgtctgtggcCTTTCTCTTGCTCTACAGGAGAAGAGTTTGGAAAATGGTGCCACTGAGTTCATCTTTATATAGAGAGCAGATTTAAAATGGGGATGCACAGATCCATTAAGCTAAATCCGTATCCACAGCCATACTGACAATATTAAGAAGAGCACATTTTGGTTAAAAGTTATGTTGTCGCTCATACTGATTCTACTTGTGTTACACTGATGGACTTCTATGTATTGTGCCATATAAAAGAATAAACAATGGGACCAAATACAGAACCATGGAGGACCCTGCAGAAGATGAGGGCTGTGGATGAAGACTGTGTCCAGCTCGCAAGCAGAGGTTGAATGGTCATGCATGCTGCAGTTTACCTGTCCAGGTGGAGGGTTGTTGGTGCGCTTCACCCGGACGTTGATCTGTCTTCCAGAGGAGCGCAGGGTCTGGCCATCCCCCGGTGACTCCCCGGAGCTCCTCTTCTTGGCTCGCCGAGCACCGGAGGCATTCCCTGAATAGTCTAAAACAGCCATAACAGCAGACAATACAACACAGCTCAGTTGAAATGGGGCCTTTGTTGAGGCTGGTGAGGCTCTTTATGACAGATAACGTGACGTTCAGGTGTATCCTATTAACAGAACCAATTCAAAATGGAGCAAAGCGAATGAAACACGGGATTAATTATGTAGAAACAGCAATGGTGGGGCAGTTGTACACATTAGCAGGCTCTTTAAACAGCCAAACCATGTCCGCCTGTCACATTTAGCATGTAGCAAGCACTAGCAGCGCGTTATGAACACTGACCTGCATCCGACAACATGACGGACTGCGATGTTTCCTCAAAACCAGAGATTTTACTGACGTTCAGTGACTTTCAGAGGCGGTTTGTCAATGTTGTGCTCGTCTCCCTCTTATTGTTGTGGGGGAAATCAATGCGATGTTGTTGCCAGAataccacttcctgttttaaagAGGAAATGGGCGTTTCGTTCGAGACGCGATTTGAACCCTGCCGCTCGCCGTACTACACGGTAGCCATAGCAACTGCAGTACGCTGTCAGACTCGGACGGGCAACacaagagagggaaagagggagacgATGCACGACTGACGCTAAAAAGAGGATTTTATCGGAGTTTTGTTAGTAGAAAACAACTCTGGTTCAGGTTAAGGTTCCGTCAGAGTTAACACAACGATTTTAGAAAGTAAACTCGGACCTAAAAACATCTACAAGTGACTTCTTTTGACCTTAACTaacgtaaaaaaacaaccggaaccacaaaatatttttcGTGAGGCAAAAATCCAGTGAGGCGACGATGTTTGTCTTTGCGGCCAAAGTAAGAAGGTGAAGCAAGAAGTTTAATCACGTTTTGCAAATGGATTCAGGCAAAGTTGTGCACAGAAGAAAACCGGACATTCCTGTGAGCAGACCGAGAGCATCAGATGAGAACCAGCAGGTAAACAGTCACTGTCCTTACTACACTCTCTTAAAACTACAATGTCTCCTCCAGTTCTCAGTTCAtaaccatttttttaattaattaatttatattttttatgatgaTAATAATCCCTGATCATTAAAAAACGGAATATAAAACAGTTATTAATGTTTATCAATGTTGTAAGTGCTCAAATGGTttgtaattataataataactgtacatttatatttcattttctgaaatgtattATTCTGGGTTTTATTAAATATGCACACATACAATTCAGTATCCATTGAATAGAGAAAtaagattttattgttttggttggtTTATCGTATGGAGGAACTTTATGTAAACATCTGATTTTGATACCTTaattatttcagtttctttcttttttacattaataaaaagcagaacaACTTTGTTGATGGGCTTTCAACAGGCAGTAATTAGTGGCAGCAATGAGTGTACACACAGATtgtgacaattaaaaaaacatggtaCGCTCATAGTGCATTGAGAAATGAAAGATTATTTTTGACTAatggcccaacagtccccttttgtagTCACTCACAGATActagccacctaaatatgccgGATTTCTTTCATCacgatccatgcattattccccgataaattaacaaaaatgtggaaaaacatcttatctcacagtgttaaagaaagtgggAAAAAGAATCCTCCGTCTCTTTATTAcgatccgcaccaaaagttaaccgggtctattctgggcttaGACTCATCCTCCCtccaagttttgtgaaaatggtGATTATCTTTAATTGCCAGATGGAGCAAATACATTATCCCAGAAACTACCAACAAACTTTTAAGGATTTTAGGCAATTTTGGATATGGATTATTTATTCAGGCTCcacaatgaataaaaaaatgttcgGTAAAGGTAAaacatgtgacaaaacagcattatagtGAAGTAATGTAGTGCTGTAGAGATGCCTCtacctacaaatcttgttctccagatgtaagaaaacccAACAAACTCAGCCATAATATTTACGTATTACAGTGCATTGACATCAActaaatattattaaataagCTACTGCCAGAAAACCTTTGAAGCTTGAAAATGCTTCTCAAAAAGGAGTCAATGACCCAAAAAAGGCTCGGAGACATGCAACTAAATATTACATGTGATGTTTGCATACTTAATACATTCTGCCCCAAAAGAGGAGTTGTTATAATCCTGCTAATGTCCAACAGGTCAGCGCTAAAAGTCTCGAACTCGGTATGGTGATTCGTCTTCTGGAGGATCCACTGACAGTAAGTTAAACTTTAACATCATcagactttttttctgttttaagttCTGTTATATGTAATCGTAATGTacaatctgtttttattaaaggcTAACTTGAAGGAGAGGCACCTTTTCGTACTGAAGAAACTCCTGAAGAGAAACCAAATTGGCTTTGTATCCTTTGTTCTACATTTAGTCTTATGACATACATGTCTGGTGACGGAGTGTCGAAGTTTTCCAAATAAATCTCTCTCAGGTGACACTGTCAAATTTTCCTCATTACCGTCCCCTGGTACAGAGATAGAAATAGATTTGCTCTCATGCAACTTGAACACAGAGCCAAATGTCATTCCCAAGGCTCTAATTTACCGCTGCGCCGCTGTGTCTGTCAGCATTTTCCCTTTTCAGAAATAACCTCCGTCATGATAACTCTTTGCCCCATCACTTCCCCACCCTCACTGGGATTTCTCTCTGCTCAAGCAAACACTctgccaaaatgtcaaaacttcTTAAATTATTTCAAGCTTTTGAAGGAGCTGAAAGGCATCGCCAAGATACTGAATATCTGTGCTGAGAAAGTGAAGGATCACCCTGAATATGTGCCCATATTGTGTGAGGCACTTAACATTTGTAGGTAAGAAACTCAAATATTTCAAACCTACATGaaaaagtttcatgttttttttcttgtgaacatcaacatgttgctttgttttaatCGCAGCCTCCCCTTCCTGAAGGAGAAAGCATCTGATGAGCTGAACTACGCCCAGGACGTCGTAGAGTTCCTCTCTCACATGGGTACACAGATCAgttattaaaggagacattttgataattttttctttatactccttcacctgacttcctccttcactgctgtaataattactatggccatTAGAGGTCGCcacttaacaaaaaaaaaaacataaatatggggCAATAACCTGCTTGCACTACCAATCTGTATGGttgttttcctgatgaggacaggctgtaTAATTAACatcattttactttatttttgctttaCATTGCTCCAAACTGATTTGGTAATTTTTGGTGCGTTACTGAAGAAGGCAGTTTCTTCAGACAAGCGCGACAATGGCGAGTGACTTGACAGATGTGTTTCTGTTGACAGGATGTCTGATGAGGGTGTCAGATGCTGAAGTGAGACAGCAGATAGTTGCATCTGTGCAATCGTTCTACAGCTGTGTGGCTCCTAAACAGCTGCTCGATGGTACGGACCCTCTCTTCAAGACAAAGCCACGGACTTTCTCCTCTGACAACCGATTTTCTAGACTTTCACTAAGTGAGGCTCTCTGTCATGGCTTCTGTGGTGGCATGCTTGTGCtttggtttcttttcttttttccttttctttctttctttctttttttcttctaataACAAGGTTGATTTTATGAACTTCAATCGGCTCATCAATCTGGGCGaatataataatgttaatataattTTTGTCAACGTTTTTGTTAAGCACCAAGGGAGATTTCTTTGTAACACTAGTCCTTTTTGGAAATTCAACGTATCAATAAAACGTTTCCAATTGTATGAGTAACACACCTACTAAAACGACATCATATGGCTTCAGTTAAGGAttagttttgggaaatatgctctTTCTTGATGAGAGTTTGAGGAGAAAGCAATTTAGCAATTGTTGTTACAGtattcatgctaagctaagctaactggctccTGGCATTAGCTGAATATTTAGCGTAAAGGCATGACAGTTGTAGGCTATGGATCTTATTATCTAACCATCAGGAAGTAAGCAGAATTAACATACTTTctttaatgtactgtatatgtaatgttttcaagtagaataagttttttttttttcataacttaTGCTACTTGAGAAGGAATCAGGGTTTAGGAGTTTAATGTTGtctaactttttgttttctttctgtttctgtgtttgtaatCTTTTTCTCTTTAGTTTGTGTCTTGCAGTTTATACCTTACATCCAcaaatgtagtttattttattattatggTCCTTTTTTAATATCTGTTTCTACAGGGCTCCAGCCAACCTCTCCAGGCTacaggctgcagctgctggagcgCAGCGACCTGCCTCAGACGTTGCTCCTCTCCATGGCAGCTCTGGAGAACCAGCCCGCCATCaagctgcagctcctgcagacaCTTCAGATCCTCTCTAGCTCCTCTGGTCAGTAACTCCTCTGGTGGAGGAGGGCATCTGTCAGACATGTCAATCCAACAGATGACCTCCTTCATTAAATAAAGGAGCCAGCTCTCAAGAGCATAAATCAGCTCATTGCAAAATAACAATCAGACAGTAAATCAAAACATGGATTTTAAGTGTCCTTGTGTCAATGTCAGCAGGTCAATGGGCTGTTTTTATCACTAATCACGCCTCTTTaatcacatttctgtttcatttaacCACAGATTTGAACTGTGTGTTAATACTGAATGCACGAGGAGCAGAGACGATCTGTCTCCACATGAACGAACCCGACCCGTCCGGTCAGGTCCTGTTCCGCTCCTCCGAGATCCTCTGGAACCTGCTGGAGAGAGGCAACAAGGAGGAGGTGACGGCTCAGCTCAGCAGCATGGAGTGTGTCCTGTACGTGTCTCCTGTGGGCTCACGATGTTTTCATGTGTGGCTGATGAGGAGAGTGCGTGAGGGAAAAGCAACCTGCTTGTAGAGTGCATTTCATTGATTTATCATTTAGAGACAAGCGTTTCTGAAATATATAAACTTAAAAATCTAGAAAAAGTTTTATGAGTCAAGACTATATCACCTTCCATACTCTGAAAAATGTTCCAAGTTTGAATACTTTTGTGCTCTCATTATGTACAGATAGATAATAGAGATCTTacctttttgtttatttgtattttagatCTCTAAAAGAAGCATTTTTCACCGGTTTTGGACGCTCAGACCACCAACTCACAAATGAGCTGCTTATCATCGTAGCTCTCATCGCTGAAAATCCCAACTCTCTGCTTATTGTGAGTACAGGTTCATTGATGTCATGATGGAAACACATTGCAACTGATATTTTTTCTCAGCATATTTAGAAAGCGTGTGAAACTACAACTTTCttgacatcatgtttttaattttcaggaGAGTTCGTTTGCCAAAGATCTAGTTGTTCTCGCCACATTTCCAGAGTGTGAGGCCACTTTTTTACTCAAAAGTTTTAGTTTCACTCTtacatttgaattatttcaaaTATGGCAGCACCTTCTATGATAACAAAATTGCCTTACTtatattttagtgaaaactcTGAACCCTTTGGTACGAAACCTCAAGTTCAACTTCAGTAATGAAGACTTGAAAACGAAGAAGCTGCTGTTGAATCTGTTGGTTTTACTGTCGAGGGACTTTGCTGCACTGCAGGTCAGTCACACACTCAGTTTCTCTGAAACTGTTCTGGGTCTAAACATCACATTTCTAACACCCTGAATGTTTTCCTCTCTCAGCTTTTTAAAGAGGAAAGACTTATGCCGGCTCTGCTGACGCTCATGAAGCCGTCTACAGCCTCGTCTGAGCGTCGGTCAGGTTCACGTCACTGGTCCTCCACccagcaggaggagctgcagctgcaggcaCTGACCATCCTGGCCACTATCGCTCCGCTCATGTTGGAAGAATACGTATCCTGTCAGGGAATCGCAtgtctgctgctcctgctggaCTGGTGCGTCAGGAAAGGTGAGGATGCAGTAAAACATTATGAGGGACAAATAAGAGACTGAAGAGACTCAGATACAGATACacgaaggtcagaggtcaaacacCAACATTCATGTGTCCTGTCcgagtgcccttgagcaaaacACAGACTCCTGGTTCACTCACTTCACAAATGCTGGTTATATTCCCTCCTTTTGTGCAGATGCTCTCTTTGGTCACAGCTCCCATGGTACAGGAGGAAGAGGCAGTAAAACAGCTCAGATGTTTCATTGCATCAGAGTGCTGAGATCTGTGACGTCTTTATGTGAAGACTCAGTCAACCAGGACCTTTGTGATCAAGGAATCATCAACCAGCTCTTGGGTAAGTTAAAATGAAACTTGACTTCCACATCACAAGGAGCGAAATATCAGCAGAAACATTTTACCTAATGAACATGTTCATTTACAGACAGACCTGTTGTTTCTTCTCAGGGATTTTGATGCAGATGGAAGCAAGTCCTGATGAGGAGGATGTCGTCACCCTGGAGATAAAGTTAGATATTCAACTGATACTTTCACTGCTGTGTGAGAGTGACATGCACAGAAAGGTGAAGCTGAGGTCATGACCCTGATAAAAGCACTTTGTAATCTGTTTACTGTCCCCGTAAAACAGCTAAACTTTAGTTTAATTGAAAGCTATTATGTCGATTGGAGAAAATTttagtttaataataaaaacaacaattcccatgatcccacactacttcatgacatcattaaactacatcttttgttgttgttgtgttgttttgattgagagacccctcgTAACATTGTTTTGCTTATTAATCAATACTGTTACTTTAAATACTAATTACCTTTTAAATCTcttatgtttgtatttgtttgtcaGTCAGGTTTCATCTCATCATGCTCAGATCAGAACCCGAAGTTTTCAGTTAGAGTTACAGTAACATACATAACAACACGTCTGTAGTGACAGTCCTGTTATGTTCGACCACAGGAGCTGTTTGGATCCGAGGGAGTTGAGATGGTGCTTCACTTCCTGAGGAAAGGTTCCGACAGGTTCTACAGCGGTCTGGGACACAACAAGCTCATCCTCTCCACAGTCGACTGTGTGTGGTCAGTTCAGCTCAACGTCAGCTCACTTTGAAACTCGCTTACttaatttattgttatttattataatgaaaCATCCCAACAATTGGTACATTTTACACATGCCATATCCAAAATCCACATGCCAGTTCCAATATGGTTTCAGAAATCAAATTTGAATCTGCTTGATATGTCTTGGCTGCattcaggcatttaactgtTGTTGAGGACACATTGAGGTCATAtatttggtgtgttttttcttatttttgagAATTTGGAGAATTTTGATTGACAAAATTAAGGACGCACTCACTGATTTCCCACAGTTGAGAGAGTTTGTCCGTGTCCCTTCAGGTCCTGTATTGTGGGCTGCTACACCACAGAGGATTACTTCCTGGCTAAAGAGGGAGTGTCTCTTCTGCTGGACTTACTCATTGTAAGTATCAGCCTGATTCTCAGAGCTTAACTGAAGTGACTGTGTCAATAAGCATCTAAACATAAAGTACTGATATGAAACTTTATCTCTCTCCAACAGTCAAGCCCTAGATGCGTACACTGCAACATCCTCGCCACCCTGCTGGAGTTATGTGACAACCCCAACGCTCTGCCTCACGTCCTGAGCTGGAGGGGCGATGGAGGTCAGACGGCTCCTGgactcctgctgcagctgtggagggaggaggaggaggagctgcaagTCAGCCGAAACCAACACGGAGGGATTGCAGGTCAATggcattattattttttattttggcactTTCAGTCGTCCATAGACTTCCTCCATCTTATCATCACTGATTAACCCTCTTTGATAAAACCCTTTTATTgaagctgcagagctgctccatttttttttccacaaagtGTCTCATATGAAACATCTTTCTGTCTTATTTTCTGCTGTTCCACTTTTGACTTTAAGATCCCCAGAGGCCCCTCCTCAGTCTTCACCAACAGGACGACACCAAGCTGTCGTTTCCTGCTGACGCACAGAGTCCAGCAGTGCTGGAGTTATCAGAGAACCTGCGGTCAAAGATTTACTCCATCTTCTGCAAAATTGGTAAAGCAGTTATTAAAGAATTGGACCAGTTTCTAAATTGCAgtaaatatattgtttatataaaCAATAACATCAACGTGTGTGAATATGTAGATAGTGCTATTTTTATTATGTAACCTAGATGCTGTAAACAGATCATGAACTGTTAAAACTATaagctttaaaaaacaatcatttggTACTTTTGCAGGTTTTCATGACCTTCCTGGATTGTCAACAAAACATTATGTGACCTTGAGCATTGTGAGGAGATATTTGGACTTTAAGGTAAAAATTCTGTTtgttaagaaaagaaaagtactGAATATAAAAATAGTATCTGCACCAAATTCCATCaggatttttgtcatttttacaccaTCAGAATTATTTGATAGATGTTGAAATAACGAGCAAGTTAAAATTCGAGctcaaaatgtttgttgaaGGAGCTAAAAAGCCGTCTATGTGTTACTTTAAGCGTTACCAGGAATGAAGTACAGATAATGTCCCTGTAAGTGTAATTTAAGCAGCAAGCAAAGACTTTTGTTTCAGataacacaaagaaacagagacagtATAAACACTGAGGTGTCTGTAGGTCGGTGAGGCGTGGGAAGAGATCAGCAGGGAGCTGAGTTTGGACGGCGTGAGACCGATCTCACCTGATGATGAGGCTCTGAGCACCATCTGTAAGATCACAGAGGACACAGCGAGCAGAGTTGTAGCAGAACAAAACAGCATCCTGGAACAACGGGCGAAAGAGGAACTCAGCGAGGAGGAGCTCATGTACACAGAGGTGCCGAGAGTTTCATTCAcagagcagagtcagctgaAGATATTGTCTTTGATTTACAACACGCAAAATTAGCCTCTATAGTTCGGCTGTGGCCTACGGAAaccctgagaggcaagtgaagaaaaaaacctcTGGTGAtcaatttttctttctttttttgttttgccaatcctgacaaaaacaaaacatttttcacctgccaaaacttttttctcctcagttttcacagatgaaaaaatgaataatcaaaaatggatcaccaggtttttttcttttatttattcttctcTAAGGGAATCCATGGCTGGCAGTGAAAAGTGATAAATCTCCTTTCTCATTAACTACCACAGAAActtgaaagaaaaggaaaatctgGCATGTGTCCCAGAATTGTCTGTCAGTTGCATATTTTCAGGCAGATCCAGACTCAGAAACAGATCGACACTTTCAAAGCCttttaatgattaaaataaatattgtagaGCTTTGATGGTGTGTAAATTTAATGAGATGTAAATCTGTGACTTGGCATCTTGTTCAGCATAATGTGGACTCTTTGTATTGCAGATGAAGTCTCATTGGAAGCAGCGGGAGCTCACTGCAAAGTCATGGGACAGATACGTTTCCAAGACTTCAAACTATGAGATCCTGAAGGTTGTGTCTTTATCATCTGCAGATGTAAACGATTACAAACAAGCGGtttgaataatgtgtttttcattttagtctcaacaactgacttttttttgtgcagGAAGTGAGAGCACAGAGGGAATCATCCAGACCCAAACCAAAGCATGAAGGTGCTGCTGTTCATCCTACAGAGGTCTCTCACTAACACGCAACATTTATACGACTTCAGAGGTTTTTAGTATCAAATATTGTACTGCTCACTTCTAATAAACTGGCTACAGGAGGTAAAACGTGTAGTGTGTTCAGCAAGATGGTTGAAACAGCTGAATCAGGGAAATGTCTGTTTCACAAAATACCAAAATGAGGAAGCAGTTTTTATCCAGGAAGTGATTAATGCCAAGTTAATCCCCTTGAAGCTACAAGAGAAACCACTGTAAATGTGTCTGCTAAGTGCTCTGACATTAACACTGTGCAGAACAACAAGCAGACGTACTCACTGCTGACGACACctgctgtgttttcctctgtgtttcagcatttcaTCGGGCAGGTCATGGCTGTGGAGAGCACAGATGCTCAGGGCCCTGCAGGAGTGAAACTGATGCTGACCAGAGCTCCCATCAAGACTGCAGGTCAGGACGCAGTGGGAGCCACAACTCAGGACCCAGAATACTTCAGCACTGTATCTGTTAAAGACTGATGTCGGCACAGATTCTGGTTTaagacattattattttatcttgtaGATTTTAATGTACACgcaacacaaaacacacgtTTATCATGAACAGTTGCTCTTTCTTGAAGCCAATTCATTTGCAGCGTCTGTAGAgattattgtgtgttttatttgactttgGCAGCGAATGCAGACATGATGTCACTCGATGTCCACAATCAGCATCTTGTAGTCTAGTCCACCTCCTCATATAGACAAACACGTACACTGTAGTAAACTGACCGGCCTCACATGTCTTCTTTCAGCAACTGTTAAAATTCctacattaaataaacaaaacaacatataaccatagtttttatttctgatgGAAGGTTTTAGTTCACATAAAAAGTAATTAAAGAATTTGATTTGGTAAGTTTTTGTCCACAACATTCTCTCATAGATCATCAAAACAAGGATCcgaacacagacacaaaggcag
It contains:
- the LOC141010485 gene encoding cilia- and flagella-associated protein 69-like; translated protein: MDSGKVVHRRKPDIPVSRPRASDENQQVSAKSLELGMVIRLLEDPLTANLKERHLFVLKKLLKRNQIGFLLKELKGIAKILNICAEKVKDHPEYVPILCEALNICSLPFLKEKASDELNYAQDVVEFLSHMGCLMRVSDAEVRQQIVASVQSFYSCVAPKQLLDGLQPTSPGYRLQLLERSDLPQTLLLSMAALENQPAIKLQLLQTLQILSSSSDLNCVLILNARGAETICLHMNEPDPSGQVLFRSSEILWNLLERGNKEEVTAQLSSMECVLSLKEAFFTGFGRSDHQLTNELLIIVALIAENPNSLLIESSFAKDLVVLATFPELKTLNPLVRNLKFNFSNEDLKTKKLLLNLLVLLSRDFAALQLFKEERLMPALLTLMKPSTASSERRSGSRHWSSTQQEELQLQALTILATIAPLMLEEYVSCQGIACLLLLLDWCVRKDALFGHSSHGTGGRGSKTAQMFHCIRVLRSVTSLCEDSVNQDLCDQGIINQLLGILMQMEASPDEEDVVTLEIKLDIQLILSLLCESDMHRKELFGSEGVEMVLHFLRKGSDRFYSGLGHNKLILSTVDCVWSCIVGCYTTEDYFLAKEGVSLLLDLLISSPRCVHCNILATLLELCDNPNALPHVLSWRGDGGQTAPGLLLQLWREEEEELQVSRNQHGGIADPQRPLLSLHQQDDTKLSFPADAQSPAVLELSENLRSKIYSIFCKIGFHDLPGLSTKHYVTLSIVRRYLDFKVGEAWEEISRELSLDGVRPISPDDEALSTICKITEDTASRVVAEQNSILEQRAKEELSEEELMYTEMKSHWKQRELTAKSWDRYVSKTSNYEILKEVRAQRESSRPKPKHEGAAVHPTEHFIGQVMAVESTDAQGPAGVKLMLTRAPIKTAGQDAVGATTQDPEYFSTVSVKD